One genomic window of Cannabis sativa cultivar Pink pepper isolate KNU-18-1 chromosome 2, ASM2916894v1, whole genome shotgun sequence includes the following:
- the LOC115719568 gene encoding calcium uniporter protein 6, mitochondrial, protein MWRRKWWSYGGSLLLKQTQKSFVVSHGLQRTKTPSLLPPSSSTLFGGVRVFVTQDYVTSKNLCFLPLLSIGSARAFSSSIDPSTSNGNGKRRKNSDDDEEENGESDPISFSEAKKLMRLVNVEALKARLGSEGKEVISYCELLEACESIGVARTSDEAAAFARILDEAGVILLFRDKVYLHPDKVVDLVRRAVPIALTPDDDPLRDELRALHEKKEEIDVLAHKHVRRILWTGLVLATLQVVIFFRLTFWEFSWDVMEPIAFFSTTTGLVIGYAYFMITSRDPTYQDLMKRLFLSRQRKLIKKHNFDSERFKELERKCRTRLDATASIKKRVGLELDLDDAMHKD, encoded by the exons ATGTGGAGGAGGAAATGGTGGTCTTATGGAGGAAGTCTGCTACTGAAGCAGACCCAGAAATCATTCGTGGTTAGCCATGGCTTACAACGAACAAAAACCCCTTCTCTTcttcctccttcttcttctactTTGTTCGGAGGAGTTAGGGTTTTCGTTACCCAAGATTATGTAACCTCAAAAAACCTCTGTTTTCTTCCCTTATTATCCATTGGGTCGGCTAGGGCATTTTCATCGTCGATTGACCCTTCAACATCCAATGGCAAcggtaaaagaagaaaaaacagcgacgatgatgaagaagaaaacgGTGAATCAGATCCCATATCGTTCTCGGAGGCTAAGAAGCTAATGAGGCTGGTGAATGTTGAGGCACTGAAAGCGAGACTTGGTTCAGAAGGGAAAGAGGTGATTTCGTATTGTGAGCTTTTAGAGGCTTGTGAAAGCATTGGAGTCGCTAGAACTTCCGATGAGGCCGCCGCTTTTGCCAGAATCCTTGATGAGGCCGGCGTTATCCTTCTCTTCCGGGATAAGGTTTATCTTCACCCAGATAAG GTGGTGGATCTGGTAAGAAGAGCAGTTCCCATTGCTTTAACTCCAGATGATGACCCCTTGAGAGATGAGCTAAGGGCACTGCATGAGAAGAAGGAAGAAATTGATGTCTTGGCTCATAAACATGTCCGACGAATACTTTGGACCGGGCTGGTCCTAGCGACATTACAGGTTGTGATCTTTTTCCGGTTAACATTCTGGGAATTCTCTTGGGATGTAATGGAGCCTATTGCCTTCTTCTCCACAACTACCGGTTTAGTCATAGGCTATGCCTACTTTATGATCACTTCAAGAGATCCAACCTACCAAGACCTGATGAAGAGGCTCTTCCTCTCCAGGCAGAGAAAGCTGATTAAGAAACACAATTTCGATTCTGAAAGATTCAAAGAGCTGGAGAGAAAATGCAGAACGCGACTAGATGCCACTGCCTCGATTAAAAAACGAGTTGGCCTGGAACTGGATCTAGATGATGCCATGCATAAAGATTAA